A section of the Subtercola frigoramans genome encodes:
- a CDS encoding aldo/keto reductase, whose protein sequence is MQYRSIASRSVSAIGLGGMPMSIEGRPDEARSIETIHAALDAGVTLIDTADAYHREAAEVGHNEELIARALKNYGADTSQVLVATKGGHLRPGDGSWTQDGRPDYLKKAAKASAKRLGVEAIGLYQFHRPDPNVAYADSIGALRELLDEGVIELAGISNANIAQIDEANAILDGRLASVQNQFSPAFRSSLVELEHCAGLGIAFLPWSPLGGIKRAGEIASQHSAIEEIVRAHGVSPQQVVLGWELALVPVVIPIPGASRPQSIRDSVQAVDLVLSDEELALLSVGDPVAE, encoded by the coding sequence GTGCAGTACCGCAGCATTGCATCACGATCCGTCTCAGCGATCGGTCTCGGCGGAATGCCGATGTCGATCGAGGGTCGGCCAGACGAAGCGCGTTCGATCGAGACCATCCACGCAGCGCTCGACGCGGGTGTGACACTCATCGACACGGCCGACGCCTACCACCGCGAGGCCGCGGAAGTCGGCCACAACGAGGAACTCATCGCCCGTGCTCTGAAGAACTATGGCGCCGATACCTCACAGGTTCTCGTTGCAACCAAGGGTGGTCACCTGCGCCCGGGCGACGGATCGTGGACGCAGGATGGCCGTCCTGACTATCTAAAGAAAGCCGCGAAGGCGTCGGCCAAGCGCCTCGGTGTCGAGGCGATCGGCCTCTACCAGTTCCACCGGCCCGACCCGAATGTTGCCTATGCGGATTCGATCGGTGCGCTCCGCGAGCTTCTCGACGAGGGTGTGATCGAGCTCGCCGGAATCTCGAATGCGAACATCGCCCAGATCGACGAAGCGAATGCCATTCTCGATGGGCGGCTGGCCTCGGTGCAGAACCAGTTCTCCCCGGCGTTCCGCTCCAGCCTTGTCGAACTCGAGCACTGCGCCGGCCTGGGCATCGCCTTCCTGCCGTGGTCGCCACTCGGCGGAATCAAGCGCGCGGGCGAAATCGCGTCCCAGCACAGCGCCATCGAGGAGATTGTCCGTGCACATGGGGTGAGCCCGCAGCAGGTTGTTCTCGGCTGGGAGCTGGCTCTTGTGCCGGTTGTCATACCGATTCCTGGCGCGTCACGGCCGCAGAGCATCCGGGACTCAGTGCAGGCGGTCGATCTCGTGCTCAGCGACGAGGAACTCGCCCTCCTGAGTGTCGGCGACCCTGTAGCTGAGTAA
- the istB gene encoding IS21-like element helper ATPase IstB, with product MSELESQLEYYARALKAPRVGEGFRRLGEQARADGWSHEEYLAAVLSREVSEREASGATLRIKAARFPGFKTLEEFNYDHQPGADRTLIAHLGTSAYLEEAKNVILLGPPGTGKTHIAIGLGIKAAKTGHRVLFDTANGWVTRLQEAHSRGKLAAELTRLRRYSLLVVDEVGYVPFDQDAANLFFQLVSSRYEHASLILTSNLPFGRWGEVFGDPTIASAMIDRVVHHADVLSLKGTSYRLRGHKTLTSTTD from the coding sequence ATGTCCGAGCTCGAATCCCAGCTGGAGTACTACGCCCGTGCATTGAAAGCGCCTCGGGTCGGTGAGGGTTTCCGCCGGCTCGGCGAGCAAGCCCGTGCGGACGGGTGGTCACACGAGGAGTACCTCGCCGCCGTGCTGTCGCGCGAGGTTTCCGAGCGGGAAGCATCAGGGGCGACGCTTCGGATCAAGGCTGCCCGGTTTCCCGGTTTCAAGACGTTGGAAGAGTTCAACTACGACCACCAGCCTGGCGCCGACCGCACCCTCATCGCACACTTGGGCACGAGCGCTTACCTCGAGGAAGCGAAGAACGTCATCCTCCTCGGACCCCCGGGTACGGGGAAGACGCACATTGCGATCGGGCTCGGCATCAAAGCTGCGAAGACCGGCCACCGGGTGCTTTTCGATACCGCGAACGGCTGGGTCACCCGGCTGCAGGAGGCGCACTCCCGCGGCAAGCTCGCCGCCGAACTCACCCGGCTTCGCCGGTACAGCCTGCTCGTCGTCGACGAGGTCGGCTACGTCCCGTTCGATCAAGACGCCGCGAATCTGTTCTTCCAACTCGTGTCATCACGGTACGAACACGCGTCACTGATCCTCACCTCGAACCTGCCATTCGGGCGTTGGGGTGAAGTATTCGGCGACCCGACCATCGCGTCAGCGATGATCGACCGCGTCGTGCACCACGCCGACGTACTCAGCCTCAAAGGCACCAGCTACCGGCTCCGCGGCCACAAAACACTCACAAGTACGACAGACTAA
- a CDS encoding aldo/keto reductase encodes MITVPVGPAGMTAPNVVLGLMRIADKTDDEIRTLVGAARDAGIDFFDHADVYGSRMHECEERFGTAMDLTPAERAEVTIQTKMGIVREGPYFDFSYEHIVSSVEGSLRALRTDYIDILLLHRPDALVEPDEVARAFDELEASGKVRAFGVSNHTPRQIDLLKASVRQPIVANQLQLSITHAPIVAQGVATNMSGVDQSATIDGGGILDYCRLNQITVQAWSPFQAGFFDGVFLESPEYPELNAAIDRLAAHYDVPPIAIATAWITRHPARMQVVLGTTTPQRVADAALGSGIPLTRAEWYELFRTAGYRVP; translated from the coding sequence ATGATTACTGTTCCCGTTGGCCCGGCTGGAATGACGGCACCGAACGTGGTGCTCGGCTTGATGCGCATCGCCGACAAGACCGACGACGAGATTCGAACCCTCGTCGGGGCTGCGCGTGATGCGGGCATCGACTTCTTCGACCACGCCGATGTCTACGGTTCGCGAATGCACGAGTGCGAGGAGCGCTTCGGCACCGCCATGGATCTCACGCCTGCAGAGCGAGCAGAGGTGACGATCCAGACGAAGATGGGAATCGTTCGCGAAGGCCCGTACTTCGACTTCTCGTACGAGCACATCGTGTCGAGCGTCGAAGGCTCGCTGCGTGCACTGCGCACCGACTACATCGACATTCTGCTGCTTCACCGGCCCGACGCGCTTGTCGAACCAGATGAAGTGGCACGGGCGTTCGATGAGCTCGAAGCGTCTGGAAAGGTGCGCGCGTTCGGGGTCTCCAACCACACTCCGCGCCAGATCGACCTCTTGAAAGCCTCCGTTCGCCAGCCGATCGTCGCAAACCAGCTCCAGCTGTCGATCACCCACGCACCCATAGTCGCCCAAGGCGTGGCTACGAACATGTCTGGCGTGGACCAGTCGGCGACAATCGACGGTGGCGGCATTCTCGACTACTGCCGTCTCAACCAGATCACCGTTCAGGCGTGGTCGCCGTTTCAGGCAGGATTCTTCGACGGAGTCTTTCTGGAATCGCCCGAATACCCCGAGCTCAACGCCGCGATCGACCGGCTGGCGGCACACTACGACGTTCCTCCGATCGCCATCGCAACAGCGTGGATCACCCGCCACCCGGCGCGCATGCAGGTTGTGCTCGGCACGACCACGCCGCAGCGTGTCGCCGACGCGGCGCTCGGGTCGGGCATCCCGCTCACTCGTGCCGAGTGGTACGAGCTGTTCCGCACGGCGGGCTACCGCGTGCCATAA
- a CDS encoding DUF2256 and DUF3253 domain-containing protein: MAHRKSASEIEEAEPAERTCVSCGRTITWRAAWARDWASLKYCSDACRRHGITDTDRELERTIENLLETRAMDASICPSDAARAIGGETWRELMEPARRAARRLVAAGRLEITQGGTVVDPSTAKGPIRLRRPRSG, translated from the coding sequence GTGGCACACCGCAAAAGCGCATCAGAAATCGAAGAGGCCGAACCCGCCGAGCGTACGTGTGTGTCGTGCGGCCGCACGATCACGTGGCGTGCGGCCTGGGCTCGAGACTGGGCCAGCCTGAAGTACTGCTCCGACGCGTGCCGTCGACACGGCATCACCGACACCGATCGTGAGCTGGAGAGAACCATCGAGAACCTGCTGGAGACACGGGCGATGGATGCCTCGATCTGCCCGTCAGACGCAGCACGCGCCATCGGCGGCGAAACCTGGCGGGAGTTGATGGAGCCCGCGCGTCGCGCCGCCCGTCGCCTCGTCGCGGCGGGGCGGTTGGAGATCACGCAAGGCGGAACGGTCGTTGATCCGTCGACGGCGAAGGGGCCGATTCGCCTGCGTCGGCCCCGTTCGGGCTGA
- the istA gene encoding IS21 family transposase, which yields MITLDDWAEIRRLYASGGHSKRELAKRLGVSRGTIDRALQADRVPRYERALTGSSFDEVAPAVRKLLTDSPRMPSPALAERVGWSGSSSLFRLRVAAIRPEYLPPDPADRIDHQPGVQVQCDLWFPHQAIPLGHDQHGMPPVLVMTSTFSGNIQALMLPSRTTPDLLGGMWQLLQQAGAVPERLVWDNETGIGRRKLTEPAAAFAGTLGTKIVLLPPRDPESKGMVERMNQFFRSRFMPGRSFASPADFNNQLVDWLPVANARYSRSRRGKPAELVGRDRAAMRALSPVPPEVLFRNTVRLPRDYYVRVFTNDYSVSPGMIGRIVDVTADLHQVTVTHDGTVIAVHQREWARQLIVTDPAHVAEAAVLRQAFKQVRGYRPLEAVETRDLASYDDLFGTGQVA from the coding sequence GTGATCACTTTGGATGACTGGGCAGAAATTCGTCGGTTGTATGCGTCGGGCGGGCACTCGAAAAGAGAACTCGCGAAACGGCTTGGCGTTTCGCGAGGGACGATCGATCGGGCGTTGCAGGCTGACCGGGTGCCGCGGTATGAGCGGGCGTTGACGGGGTCGAGTTTCGATGAGGTCGCACCGGCGGTTCGGAAGCTGCTGACCGACTCGCCGCGGATGCCGTCGCCAGCCCTGGCGGAGCGGGTGGGGTGGTCGGGTTCGTCGTCGTTGTTCCGGTTGAGGGTCGCAGCGATCCGGCCTGAATATCTGCCGCCGGATCCCGCTGACCGGATCGATCACCAGCCCGGTGTGCAGGTGCAATGCGATCTGTGGTTCCCGCACCAGGCGATCCCGCTGGGTCATGATCAGCACGGCATGCCGCCGGTGTTGGTGATGACGTCGACGTTCTCGGGGAACATCCAAGCGTTGATGCTGCCCTCCCGGACAACCCCCGACCTCCTCGGCGGGATGTGGCAGCTGTTGCAGCAGGCCGGCGCGGTGCCGGAGCGGCTGGTCTGGGATAACGAGACCGGTATCGGCCGGCGTAAGCTCACCGAGCCCGCTGCCGCGTTCGCTGGCACGTTGGGGACGAAGATCGTGCTGCTGCCACCGCGGGATCCGGAGTCCAAGGGCATGGTCGAGCGGATGAACCAGTTCTTCCGCTCGAGGTTCATGCCTGGCCGCAGCTTCGCATCGCCAGCGGATTTCAACAACCAGCTCGTTGACTGGTTGCCCGTCGCGAATGCCCGCTACTCGCGCTCACGGCGCGGGAAACCCGCCGAGCTTGTCGGCCGTGATCGGGCCGCGATGCGGGCCTTGTCGCCGGTGCCACCGGAGGTGCTGTTCCGGAACACGGTCAGGCTGCCTCGGGATTACTACGTGCGGGTTTTCACGAACGATTACTCGGTCAGTCCGGGCATGATCGGTCGGATCGTTGATGTTACTGCTGACCTGCACCAGGTCACTGTCACCCATGACGGCACTGTCATCGCGGTGCATCAGCGGGAGTGGGCCCGCCAGCTGATCGTCACCGATCCGGCCCATGTTGCCGAGGCGGCAGTGCTGCGGCAGGCGTTCAAACAGGTCCGCGGCTACCGGCCGTTGGAAGCTGTCGAAACCCGCGATCTTGCTTCCTACGACGACCTCTTCGGTACCGGGCAGGTGGCCTGA